The window ATGCTCCAAACATATAGGGGGAAGCATAtaaccagagtaaccactaactgctgctaactgcagccgcccttagctagttagctcagttagccatgcagctggCTGTTAAGACTGGGAGCTCAGGAACCAGGGGGCCGTTACTGTTCCCACCGCTAGCACAGGGACTTTGGACTGGGACAGGTTGGGAGTAACGTTTCTGCATCAGCTCTGCCAGTGTCTTTGAAACCACAGCCACGGCCTTTCAAATTAATTGTGCAGCACCAGGACCTCCTTTTTatacaaagaaagacagaagatcTCACTTTCTACATTATGGGACCTTTAGTGATCTGCGCGTCATGTTTGCAGCTCATGCAGAGTCATCCGACAGATTTGAAGACCATTAATAAAGCACGGTGGCTCGCATCTGAAACTATTCACTCAAACTGATCGAATCTGTTACACACTGTAATGGGAAGTCTACGTGGAGGCATTGTGTATTCAGCATCAGACGCTATGTAGGTCATCCATAATGCAAGATCACAGATTGTGCTTGGTTAGTAAGCATCACTTGTTCTTAAATTGCACCGTGGGATCACTTGAGGCCACTCACATTATATAAACACCACTTTTTCTGGATTCAGCCACATCAACTCATGCTTTACATATTTCTAACACCGCCTGAGGCATCTGCAcacaactgtaaaaaaaaagccacagtaGCCACACATTAACTCTCCATACAGACAAACTCAGATCCACTTGTACTTGCTGGTAACCTGAGCCAACTGTGGCTgtgccatatatatatatttatgcatAGTCAATGAGGAgataagctttatttttttctttcgtgACAGGACTGAAGCAGAAGAGCAGAGTTActgaagagaggagaggctgtCAAGGCTCCTTCCACTTCCTCGCTTAGACTTCACACGAAAAACTGCATGTAAATGTGCCTCAGTGACGATAGCTGTAACTGGGACTCGAGGCTCATGTTTAATAGATGAGGAGAAATTTGAACAAGGACGCGAGGACGGGAGGTGCGCACATACGAAGACAACTGCGAACATGCTCGTGtgagagaaaaggtaaacagaATACAGAGGGGGTGGTGCACGGGCAGCACAATAGGATacacaatctcacacacacacagaggaaagtATGTCTCACCTGACTTGGTTCTCCAGGAAGTGCATGTAGCGGTAGAGCAGAGTGTAGGAGGGAGACAGAATTCCCACAGACTTCATCCTCGCCCCTCGCTCCAGCTCGCTCTCCACAGGCATGTTCGCGAAACAGGCCAGCCCAAAGTAGGAGCCTTTACGAAAATATCTAGCCAAGGGGCAAAACAAAGAGGGGAGGtgaacacacagtgacagattCCTGGCAGGGattgaaaagacaaatgtttcCTCCATACACACATGAAGTCGCTGGTGATCCGGTGGGAACCGCTGGCCATGGACTTGAACTCAACTCCGTCCAGATTGATGTCGTGAGGCAGGCACCACTCCACCATATTCCCTGCCATTCACACAGAGAACATACCATGAAGTTACTTCCCACGCCGACTACATTCATCCTGACCGCTTCCCCTAATTCTGCGTGTCAGTCATGCTGTcgcaggaggtcagacagagagagaaagcactGACTCAGCAACTGTAACTTTCTGTACACTGGCTCCTTCTGTATATTAAAGGGctattatgtagttttggagaagaaatgtacaaatatataatattaatgaggcaataatacaaactctgaatttctttttcttccatatctgaataaacaagctgtcctcagaggaaaataaggtcaccagaacactgtctgtttatatgtggcggaccctgccacctttctagcttcaaagttaaacagtatgagATCCTGATGTCTTTTAAGGctggtttgtttattcagtttgtttaggcatataataaaagaaaatatgaaaaaaaaaatatgaaaaaaatatcagTCAATGATAATTCcttctcttctgattcaaatgtattccccaaaactacataatgcacctttacgTACCAACATCCTGGCCTTGTTTCTCTGAACTACTGACTATATATTTCTTGTATATTTGTAACTACAGTGATGCAAATGATTATCAAATTCTGAAGTAAATCTAACAGgatttttcccctttttccaGCTTGGGCTGCAGTCACTCATCTCCTGCACACAGTATGTTTGAAGGCTTGGAAATCAGACCAGGAAGTCCGTTTCTATTGGAAGGGGTGCCCCACTGGTTCACTGGTTCGATTGTGAATCTTTACATCTGGGCCTtcaaagttaaaatgtttgacaACACCACCTCTATAATATCTTTGGTTAAGAGCAACATTACCCCTTTCACTCCCATGACTCAGTATGATGCACTGAAGCACATCAGACAGAGAGGCGCTTCAGGATAACAATCCTTCAGATTGCCTGGTCAACAACAATTTGATCCATGACAGATAACAAATCGGATGCCTCGTCTGCAATTCGCTCGCTTACCTGATCTGGTATCGAAGGtaaccacaaacacagccacGATCTGGTCTTTTTCCTCCCACTGATCCCTCACCGAGAGGCCGGGGAAGGGAACATGACGATCCGTACCGAGGGTGTGCGGGCGATCCCACCCGTGCCCGCAGAGCACCGTTCGCGGGCGGCCCGGGCTTCCGTCCCCGCTGGCGATAACAGCTGTTAGACTCTTCGTCGGACTGCAGGTtatggcggtggtggtggtgccgCTGCTCCACCCAGTAACGGCCGCGGTGCCTGTCGGTGTGCGACGCCCGGCTGGCTGCGAACTTTTCTCCGGCGGTGCGTCGTCCTCCCGCGGCGGCGCGGGCGGCGGAGGGGCCGCCTGGTTCGGATCTGGCGGTGGGATCTCCTCCCAGTCCAGCAGCGGGGCTCGGTCCGACTGCTTCACCATGGTGCTGCGGCTGCCTCCGGGGACTCGGGAAGGGAGACGAATATCACTAAGGTCCGCTGTCCAGTTGAATCGCGCACACTAAACACGGTGCTGGTGCTGGAGCCGGATCATGGTTTCCTGCTGCCTGCTGGGTTGTTTTCTATGTATTTGTAAGCGTGTCACATCCACCGACGGGCtgcttttcctcctcctgtctcactGTTTTGATGACGTCGCTGACTTCCGCCCACGTGTCTATATTACTATTTAATACAATGACCTAATTTCGGTTATAGACTGTTAATTTGGCCCATgatcattcattttattataacatTCACATAAAGATTCCGCTTTAATGTGCGTGTTGGACTTGAGTCTGTTACAGATTGTTTTAATGGTATATTTATGTTGTTAACTTGTCCATATActtatggacacacacacatttaatagTTAGATTTTCATAGTTTTAATGTGAccgctgtaaaaaaaaaaatatatatatatataataaaaagttGTTTACGTAATTAACATCCATTTTAAAGTCAGGTGTGCTGTCTACGAgccagtcagccaatcagagggctAGATGTGTTGACCCCCGAGGGCATAGTTCatttaaacaggaagtcatttaCATACAAGGCGCGAAATTTAAGCGTGGTGGATGGGGGAAGGCGACTCGTTCGTGAGTATGCATCATGTATCATCATACAACATACATAAAGTacacactggtgtgtgtgtgtgagactcatAATGTGAAGCTTCTGTTGAGCTTTCAAAGATGTCTGAAAAACCACAGCTTGACAGATGTGCTGCTTTTCAACTGTCTTGCGTGATTTGGTGAGCAGAATGTCCTCAAAACATAAATCGAGTAGtaatattgatttattgatcagATTATGGGTGTGGAGGTCAAAAGTGAGCTGACAGTAGGATATACTGGATATGTTTAAAGGCCTACTGCTTTAGAGGTTAAGagagtattatttttttttcgttttttttctcctccaaagAGCCTTGATGCAAGCATAATGGTCTAAAGCgtgctgaattaaaaaaacaaacaaaaaaaaaacagtatttttgcTCTGCAGCGGTAATCAAATACATGATTGAGCAAATTAAACCAAACCTTTGCCAAAACTCAGGCCCCAAGCATGGCGACATTGTATGACGGGATCAGCCAGCAGCTGGACTTCACTAGCTGTGGAGAGgaggggagcagcagcagcagtgacaacaGTTCAGATGACTACACCTCCAGGATCCGCAGTCCCAGGATCCGAAGTCCCAGAATTTGCAGTCCCAGGATCCAGAGTCCCAGGATTCGCAGTCCCAGCTCTGCGTGCAGGACGCCCCGGGTGCAGCGCCACCGCAGCAGAAGCAGCACCTTATCTTCCCCTGTAGAGTGCACCAGCCCCATACCTTACGCTTCCTGGAAGAAACTGAGGCTCTGTGACTCTCCCAGCACTCCCAAGGTGGGGAATAATTCAGACTGATTGTACTTAAGTGGTGCCTCCCCCTGTGCTCTTTGAGTGACTGTCAGTATGTCAAAGCAGTTTAACTTCATGAACTGTATTTCTATCTATTTTTCCCCTGCAGAGCTTACTGTCAAAGTCGTCCCAGCCTTGCTCCAGCACTAAGATAAGTCGCAATCAGAGGACCCTGCGTTTCAACTACGTCCACGCACCTTGCGTCAATGTGAATCCTTTCACCCCTGACACAGTGCGCAGGAACAGCGAGCAGCAGTGGAGGAACAGTGGTaggagtgatgatgatgaagattaTGGACGCAGGTAACTACTGCTGAATGCTGTGTCATCGTCTGTAAGGGCGTGAGTGTGAGCTGCAGGCTGGGGGTATTAAATGTGAGCCCTAGTGCATTTTCAGCCTTTCTTACGCAGATTTGTTTGATGGTAATGTCTGGAAAATTGCCCAAACGTGTAATTTAGAAACATCTCCAGTCACATCAAAATGAGTCCATTCATTGTGTGGCTGTCTCATAAGAATTTAATGTTCGTCACTACAGGGTATGGCCTTGAAATAATActgtgatatatatttttttttttaccgcatATCGTGATATTTTTGGCCAAACAGCTCTATTAATATTGCAGCGATGACTATTCATACTTATTAACACAATGACATCTTTGATAATCATCAATGACGTGGAATGCCATGACCAAGTGGGCGAAGGCTAGTATTACAACATGTAGAACAATGAGGTAAGTTGAGGCATCAGATGGCATCACTGTACTGTAACGCAGccttaaaaccaggaaaagctAACACTTTGGCCATATCAATATACAAAGACATCCAAAATCTGGCTTTAGTGTCACTACTCATAAGCCTGACTTTAATCCCTTCATGATGCGGTGTTGTTCTGAAATTATAAAAAGGTCTAAAGGCCCTCTTTTACCTTTCAGGTTGAAACACAGCTTAACGTCATCTGAGGAGGACGATGATGCCTTCCTCCCACCAAAGGTACAACTATTTTTATCAGTGCTTTCTGCTGGATGTGTTCCTCCCTCTCAGATGCCTCTGATATGATTTCATCATCACGCTTTGTCATCCTCCGCTGCCTCCTCacttcttgttttgtccaaaaattACATGCTGCCAGTCCTGCTTCCGGGATTTCTCTAAGGAATCTCCAGCTCTGTCAGACTCCCCCACCTCTTTTTGTCATGGAAGTGCGTCCATATTTGGTGATGCGTGAAAGAAGTTCCCCGGTTCTTCGGGCTAATCAAACTCGAGACTGATGACGCGCGTTCCTCCTTTTCTAGCAATGTCTTTTGGTTTAACCACAAGGCCCCCCGTCTGTTTGTCTGGCAGAGGCGAGCCGTCCAAGCCTTCATGCTGTCGCGCTATGAGAGCGAGTTCCTGGAGCTGGAGTGCATTGGAGTGGGCGAGTTTGGGGCAGTTTACAAGTGTGTGAAGAGGCTGGATGGTTGCTTGTACGCCATAAAACGCTCTCGCAGACCCCTGGCAGGCTCTGCCAATGAGTGAGTCAGCATTATGCCGTGTCTCTGCTAGAATCAGATCAGTCCACTTGTTTTACTGTTCCTGAACTGATCAAATTTATCcttgacttgtttttctttttatgtcctCTCAGGCAGTTGGCTCTAAAGGAAGTGTATGCGCATGCTGTTCTTGGGCACCACCCACATGTTGTTCGTTATTATTCAGCATGGGCAGAAGACGATCACATGATTATTCAGAATGAATACTGTGATGGTTGGTTTCCGCTTACTGTCAAAAACAGTTTAAGATGACATTTGACAAGACAATTTTTGGTTGAATCATGTGGTcttgttaatgtgtgtttgtggcagGTGGGAGCCTCAACAATGCCATCGTGACGAAGGAGATGCAGGGTGAGCTGTTTTCGGAGGCCGAGTTGAAAGATCTGCTCTTAGAGGTGTCGATGGGGTTGAAGTACATCCACAGCTTGGGCCTCGTACACCTGGACATCAAGCCAAGTATGCCTCATTGAGCAGTTTGTATTTCATACATTGTCTGGTCTTAAACCTAAAGTCTCTTGTGCCTTTTATTTAAAATCTGCCATGTTTCAACCCTTTTGTAGGTAATATATTCATCTGCCAGCATCCCAGGGCTGCAGGTGAAGGggagagtgaggaggaagatgacagAAGCACTTCAGCAGGAGTCATTTACAAAATTGGTATTGCTGTACATCGCATGTTTGATGCATTTCTACCTGAAATGTTTGATTGCCGCAAAATCTGATTGTTGTTTCCTGCAGGGGATCTGGGTCATGTGACGTCAACAAACAGCCCTCAAGTTGAGGAAGGGGACAGCCGCTTTCTGGCCAGTGAGGTCCTGCATGaggtaaaaatgttaaaagcaaAGTAGTCATGGCCTCTCGTTTGGTTGGACTGAAGATTAAATGTCCAATATTTAgaatttagtggcatctagtggtgaggttgcagaCTAAAGATCCCACATATCAGCCTCTTCTATGGTGGCCTCAAAAAACGCTCAAGGTCCTCTGTAGTCCCAGTTTCacttggtttgtccattctgggccaCTGTAGAAAAATTGCTGTGCAACCTGggggactctgtggaggaggacCTACTCCCTATGTAGATAAAATCTCATTCTGAGgtaacaaaacacagaaagaaaacatagTTATGAATATCACTTTTTTGAATCCCTAGTAAATTTTGCtcaagacaaaaaataaaaacaataacgaTGTTAAATTCACATGTTCAGTTGTATTTGCGTTGTTTCTCGTGCTCAGTTGTATTTGCGTTGTTTCTCGTGCTCATTTCAGCAATGTGTCTGCTCTCCAGGATTACAGCAACCTCCCCAAGGCAGACATCTTTGCTCTGGGCCTCACCGTGCTGCTGGCAGCCGGCGCTCCTCCCATGCCGCAAAATGGTGATGAGTGGCACAGCCTCAGAGAGGGGAAGCTCCCCAAACTGCCCCAGGAGCTATCGGCTCCCTTCAGTAGCCTACTGCAggtaatcctttttttttggggggggggcgctgatgtttttgtcatgttttaatgttttaatctaaaaataAGCTAAAGGGATTTGATTTTCAAGATGTCATCTCCATGGATAGCATTTTTATGTTTGAATTTGAATTCACTCCTATCACTGGCCTAGCTCCTTGAAAAtaccttttgtttgtttttattctttatgtCAGTCGTTGTTGGATCCAGACCTGACCAAGCGTCTATCTGCCAGGGAGCTGTGCAAGCACACAGTCCTAAGGGAGGAGAGGACTGGGAGGCTGGCTGCTCAGCTACGAAGAGAGCTCAATGTAGAGAAGTTCAGGACTGCCATGCTTGAAAAGTAAGAGGGGGAAAAATGGGTGTATAGTACATTAGTCCTGCTTAATACTCGCATGCTGATGCCAGTTAAAAGCATTCActcatttccattttctcctcAGGGAGCTCCAGGAGGCTCGTCAGGCTGCTTTGTCCCCCAAGCAGAGCCTCCCTCCTGGACTGAAACCCCCTGCTAAGATGGGGTCTCTACCGAAATCAGGGAGGAGGCTTGTCGGTAGGAAGACTGCGCGATCCATGAGCTTTGGTTGCCCAGGATATGGCGTGTGATGGGGCGTTGTGAGGCCCAAAGGCTCGGCTGCTATGTGACTCCTTCTGCAACGAGGTGGTGGCACAAATGTAGCAAGTCTTCATGTGAAGACTACGTGACCAAATCCCTGATACAGCAAAGGTTTTGCTGATACTGATTGAAATAACTGGAGGGACAAAACATGGAGCCGTCTGAGTGGACACAGTGTGACCGAGCGACTGGAGAAGCTGTGTTTGGTTTTAAAGGACTAATCTGCTATTTTAACTGCTTGTTACGGACCATTGTACTTAACCACAGGATGACTTGTGTGgtgttgttttttaactgtaaataaacttttaaagcattttatcaGGCaggttttgtctgttttgattTTAGCTGTGCTACTCAAGGGTTAATGGTTTACCAATCAATCCAAAAGAAGTCCACTGTTCAAAGTCACAGCAGGGACTTTCCAGTGGTGTGTTTTGCTCATGTTATCTTTAAACTCCAGCTAACTGTGACTGTGGACTCAGGAAGTATGAGCCAGTGTGCTGTaaattcagttttgttttgcaggTCATGTATTCCACTGTTTGGGACAATACATTAATTTACATCAGGTCACATCTACCCAAAGTGGCGTAGTCTACACAAatttttcacacatttccaATAAGTTAATTAAAAGATACCTTGGACACATTTCAGGCTCTGTCATATGCCTTTCCTATGCCACTAGCGGCAGACGgctttcatttttctgttccaactAAACACTTATTTGCGTGTTTTTCTCTCATGgggtttcagttttgttttatgtgttacCCACGGCGGATTCCGACGGTATGTGAACGCGTCATGAGGCGTAATGTCCTCCCGCTACACAAGATGAGGACgtgcagttgttgttgtgttgctcactcacacacagacacacacagacacagagaggctcAGATTAGCCAATTAGCTTCGTTCCCCGCGGCTGGTCGGTGATCTACATGGAGCATCACTGACTGTTACTTATATGAAGTGAACGCTAAAAGCTGACGGGACACCGGCACAGGACACGACTGTGAGTAAGACGAGAAACTCCCTCGACACTAATTTAACTTTGGACAGAAAGTTTTGGTTTTGATAACTTAAGTTAACTTTGACGCCCGAAAGATAAGTTGGCTAATGTGTCGATAACCAaaagttagcattagcttgtcGCTCTAGCACCCAAGTGTCCAATCAATACTATTCCGTGAATGGAGTGTAGTTGTTGTGGTTTCCCATGGGTTAAAGCTGTTAATGTTACATAAATGAAACTATTTAAATGTCCCTCTGTTTAAACTGCGGTCGTCTCCCTCCATGGTGCAACCGTTTGACCTGGTTCGTCTTTGTTTCACTAACATTATCCTCATCACTCTTCCTCAGGCAGGGATGGATGACCTGGGGAATCTTAAAAGTGGCCAAAACGCCGCCCTGGTCATCCTCGCCTTCCTTCAGGCGGACTGTGGGGATTCAGAGTACAGCGAGGAGCTTTATTTCTTGGCCCAGGAAATAAACGTCAACCGGGACATCAATTGCAATGGCCTCGGGGAAGACCCTTCGGAGGATGGATACCTTGAATCTGATGGTGGTCACTTGTGTGGTTGCATCACAGATGCTGTACGTGATATCCAGCCTTCAGTCGGGCTGCCTGGTGAGTGATGGCTGTGAATGATGTTTATGTGTGTCGGATGATTCTGAAAGCAAAATGCAAAATCCTCTGAGCCTCAGGGTAACAGGCTCACTCACATCTGAAGTTGTTTAACCGTGTAATGGAGAAGCTCTTACTTAATAACAGTCCAGAAGTCAAAGCGCTGACATTCACATCTGATGAGTTGTtcacagctgtttttaaaaaacaacctgtGCCTCAAACAGAAAGCAGGAAGTGAGAGCCGTCAACCATTTCATGTGACCCCTGGCTCACTTGATGCAAGCTTACATTCACATTCATACATCTTTCACTTGATTACAGTATGTGTCTGAAACCCTAAatcataaaatcataaaatgtgTGATATCGAAGtccagaatatatatatatatttttttttttaactttatgatagatttacaaatacatttaatgagGGCTCATTGCTGCATgttcatttttggaaaataatgataataatattttcaCTGTCCTTCCCGTTGGACCCAGAAACAAACATGATGTGGACTCTTGAAGTGTACTGATGTTTTCCTGTAGGGAACCATGCAGATGCAGAAGTCTTTGTGCAGATCGCAGAGGGCCTGAGAGAAATTGCTGCCCAACTTGAACACAATGTTGTAGCTCAGGCGACCCAGAACCTGAGCAGGAACATAAACGCATCCCACTCCCCCCAAGTGAGTCATCTCTGAGCACAGGGACTTTTGaattgttgatgttttgttggtCATTGTCTGTCACAGACAGGACAAACTATTTAGTTTATAATTGCCTTCATATTATTATGATTCCTTCCTATTTTTAACTAGGGCTCGAATTAATCAAGTGTCATTATCTTtgtagattttctttttaaaagttggTCAAAAATAATGACATGATAAAAGTCAAATTGCCAAGAGGGAAAAATACCCCAAACTGCATATGTAACAAAGAGATCATCACACAGCCTTTCAGTAACTGTAATGCTGTAATCTGAGCGTATCTGCACACTTTGTGGCTGATTAAAGTAACCTAAATACCAATGACAGCACTTTTCTGTTGCTGCAGCAACATGCTGTTAAtcttacacacactcactccttTACTTCCCACCATAAACCCACTTGACATTACCCCTATTGGCTCCTGTAAaagcgcttttttttttttttccccccctagGAGTGGGGAAAATACCTTTCCTCGGAGGTGGAGAGGGTGATGAGGCAGGGCTTAAGTCTCAGCGATCTACCCCAGGAGCGTGTCATCTTGGCCCTGAGTCTCACCCTGGTGAAGGGAGTGTACAAGCAGGCCCCCCATTTGCTAAGAAACCTCTTCAACACGGCGCTGCAGTACATTAGCAGCTCTGCGAGTGCCAGGTGACTTTTGAGCTGCAGGCTGAGGAAATTACTTGGAACACAGCTGAATCTGAAACTGACACCTGCTCCGAGGGATCAGTTCACTCTGTAATTGGTTGTCTTG is drawn from Sparus aurata chromosome 8, fSpaAur1.1, whole genome shotgun sequence and contains these coding sequences:
- the wee2 gene encoding wee1-like protein kinase 2 isoform X2; the encoded protein is MGEGDSFAPSMATLYDGISQQLDFTSCGEEGSSSSSDNSSDDYTSRIRSPRIRSPRICSPRIQSPRIRSPSSACRTPRVQRHRSRSSTLSSPVECTSPIPYASWKKLRLCDSPSTPKSLLSKSSQPCSSTKISRNQRTLRFNYVHAPCVNVNPFTPDTVRRNSEQQWRNSGRSDDDEDYGRRLKHSLTSSEEDDDAFLPPKRRAVQAFMLSRYESEFLELECIGVGEFGAVYKCVKRLDGCLYAIKRSRRPLAGSANEQLALKEVYAHAVLGHHPHVVRYYSAWAEDDHMIIQNEYCDGGSLNNAIVTKEMQGELFSEAELKDLLLEVSMGLKYIHSLGLVHLDIKPSNIFICQHPRAAGEGESEEEDDRSTSAGVIYKIGDLGHVTSTNSPQVEEGDSRFLASEVLHEDYSNLPKADIFALGLTVLLAAGAPPMPQNGDEWHSLREGKLPKLPQELSAPFSSLLQSLLDPDLTKRLSARELCKHTVLREERTGRLAAQLRRELNVEKFRTAMLEKELQEARQAALSPKQSLPPGLKPPAKMGSLPKSGRRLVGRKTARSMSFGCPGYGV
- the wee2 gene encoding wee1-like protein kinase 2 isoform X1: MCCFSTVLRDLAPSMATLYDGISQQLDFTSCGEEGSSSSSDNSSDDYTSRIRSPRIRSPRICSPRIQSPRIRSPSSACRTPRVQRHRSRSSTLSSPVECTSPIPYASWKKLRLCDSPSTPKSLLSKSSQPCSSTKISRNQRTLRFNYVHAPCVNVNPFTPDTVRRNSEQQWRNSGRSDDDEDYGRRLKHSLTSSEEDDDAFLPPKRRAVQAFMLSRYESEFLELECIGVGEFGAVYKCVKRLDGCLYAIKRSRRPLAGSANEQLALKEVYAHAVLGHHPHVVRYYSAWAEDDHMIIQNEYCDGGSLNNAIVTKEMQGELFSEAELKDLLLEVSMGLKYIHSLGLVHLDIKPSNIFICQHPRAAGEGESEEEDDRSTSAGVIYKIGDLGHVTSTNSPQVEEGDSRFLASEVLHEDYSNLPKADIFALGLTVLLAAGAPPMPQNGDEWHSLREGKLPKLPQELSAPFSSLLQSLLDPDLTKRLSARELCKHTVLREERTGRLAAQLRRELNVEKFRTAMLEKELQEARQAALSPKQSLPPGLKPPAKMGSLPKSGRRLVGRKTARSMSFGCPGYGV